Proteins encoded by one window of Glycine soja cultivar W05 chromosome 15, ASM419377v2, whole genome shotgun sequence:
- the LOC114388412 gene encoding protein FAR1-RELATED SEQUENCE 4-like isoform X2: MDSSAVVGSTISEPHNDMEFESHEAAYAFYKEYAKSAGFGTAKLSSRRSRASKEFIDAKFSCIRYGNKQQSDDAINPRPSPKIGCKASMHVKRRLDGKWYVYSFVKEHNHELLPAQAHFFRSHRSSDPLSNDVRMRRRKNSNAVSKLFTANQNVDCLENFVKHQHDKGRSLVLEAGHAHLLLELFMHMQEENPKFFYAVDLNEEHRLRNVFWVDAKGLEDFTYFSDVVSFDTTYFTSKYKIPLVLFIGVNHHIQPTLLGCALIADETIYTFAWLLQTWLIAMGERTPQVFLTDQNEAIKAAVAAFLPGTRHCFCLWHILEKIPKQLEFLGAWHDSFLEKFNNCIYKSCTEEQFDKRWWELVDDFNLRDVEWVQSLYDDRTCWVPTFMKDISFAGLSTSSRSESLNSLFDKYIQVDTSLRDFIEQYRVILEDRHEEEAKANFDAWHETPDLKSPSPFEKQMLLVYTHEIFRKFQVEVLGAAACHLKKENDCMTTTYTVKDFENNQTYMVEWNTSTSNICCSCHLFEYKGYLCRHAIVVLQMSGVFSIPPKYILQRWTNAAMSRHPIGGKMEEVQSKVRRFNDLCRRAIILGEEGSLSQESYYMALGAISEALKQCANLNSSVENGMRPDASSTHVVCNVEKEYQSIITSNNKIPDPKLNTGKKAVRTGMAGRSLGSVENSEGNKGKVSQVEEGMVKDGFQQMID; encoded by the exons ATGGATTCTTCTGCTGTCGTGGGTAGCACAATTTCAGAGCCTCATAATGATATGGAATTTGAATCTCATGAAGCGGCATATGCATTTTACAAAGAATATGCTAAGTCTGCAGGGTTTGGCACTGCTAAGTTGAGCAGTCGGCGGTCCAGGGCATCAAAAGAATTTATTGATGCCAAATTTTCATGTATAAGATATGGTAATAAGCAGCAATCTGATGATGCAATTAATCCACGCCCGTCTCCAAAAATTGGTTGTAAAGCAAGCATGCATGTGAAGAGAAGGCTAGATGGTAAATGGTATGTCTATAGCTTTGTGAAGGAGCATAATCATGAGCTTTTACCAGCTCAAGCTCATTTTTTCCGGAGTCACAGGAGTTCTGATCCACTAAGTAATGATGTTCGAATGCGAAGGCGGAAGAACTCAAATGCAGTTTCTAAATTATTTACTGCAAATCAGAATGTTGATTGCTTAGAGAACTTTGTGAAACATCAACATGATAAAGGACGGAGTTTGGTTCTAGAAGCAGGACATGCTCACTTGCTTCTTGAACTCTTCATGCACATGCAGGAAGAGAATCCAAAATTCTTCTATGCAGTTGATTTGAATGAAGAACATCGACTAAGAAATGTGTTCTGGGTTGATGCTAAAGGCTTGGaagattttacttatttttctgATGTTGTTTCTTTTGACACAACATATTTTACAAGCAAATATAAAATACCATTGGTATTGTTCATTGGAGTAAACCATCATATTCAACCAACATTGCTTGGTTGTGCATTGATTGCTGATGAGACAATATATACTTTTGCCTGGTTACTGCAAACATGGCTCATAGCAATGGGAGAACGAACTCCACAAGTGTTTCTCACTGACCAAAACGAGGCTATTAAAGCAGCTGTTGCTGCATTTCTTCCAGGAACACgtcattgtttttgtttgtggCATATTTTGGAAAAGATACCAAAACAACTGGAATTTCTCGGTGCGTGGCATGATAGCTTTTTGGAAAAATTTAACAACTGTATATACAAATCATGTACAGAGGAGCAATTTGATAAGAGATGGTGGGAGTTGGTTGATGACTTTAACCTTAGAGATGTTGAGTGGGTTCAATCCTTATATGATGACCGTACATGTTGGGTGCCAACTTTTATGAAAGATATTTCCTTTGCTGGCTTGTCTACTAGTTCACGCTCAGAAAGTTTAAATTCATTGTTTGACAAATATATCCAAGTTGATACTTCATTGAGAGATTTTATAGAACAGTATAGAGTGATTCTTGAAGATAGGCATGAAGAGGAAGCCAAAGCAAATTTTGATGCCTGGCATGAAACACCTGACCTGAAGTCTCCTTCCCCTTTTGAAAAGCAAATGTTGTTAGTTTACACACATGAAATTTTTAGAAAGTTCCAGGTTGAGGTTTTGGGTGCCGCTGCTTGCCAtcttaagaaagaaaatgattgCATGACTACTACTTATACTGTGAAAGACTTTGAAAACAACCAAACTTATATGGTAGAATGGAACACATCAACCTCAAATATATGTTGTTCATGTCATTTGTTTGAATATAAAGGTTATCTCTGTAGACATGCTATTGTTGTTCTACAAATGTCTGGTGTTTTCAGCATTCCACCAAAGTATATATTGCAAAGATGGACAAATGCTGCTATGAGCAGGCATCCTATTGGTGGAAAAATGGAAGAGGTTCAATCAAAGGTGCGGCGATTCAATGATTTGTGTAGACGGGCCATAATATTAGGTGAAGAAGGTTCTTTGTCACAAGAAAGTTACTATATGGCTTTAGGTGCCATAAGTGAGGCACTAAAGCAATGTGCAAACTTAAACAGTTCTGTTGAGAATGGTATGAGACCTGATGCCTCAAGTACCCATGTTGTTTGTAATGTTGAAAAAGAATATCAATCTATTATTACATCTAACAATAAGATCCCTGATCCAAAACTGAATACGGGAAAGAAAGCTGTGAGGACTGGTATGGCTGGTAGGAGTCTAGGAAGTGTTGAAAACAGTGAAGGAAATAAAGGAAAG GTATCTCAGGTCGAAGAAGGTATGGTGAAAGATGGTTTTCAACAAATG ATTGATTAA
- the LOC114388412 gene encoding protein FAR1-RELATED SEQUENCE 4-like isoform X1: MDSSAVVGSTISEPHNDMEFESHEAAYAFYKEYAKSAGFGTAKLSSRRSRASKEFIDAKFSCIRYGNKQQSDDAINPRPSPKIGCKASMHVKRRLDGKWYVYSFVKEHNHELLPAQAHFFRSHRSSDPLSNDVRMRRRKNSNAVSKLFTANQNVDCLENFVKHQHDKGRSLVLEAGHAHLLLELFMHMQEENPKFFYAVDLNEEHRLRNVFWVDAKGLEDFTYFSDVVSFDTTYFTSKYKIPLVLFIGVNHHIQPTLLGCALIADETIYTFAWLLQTWLIAMGERTPQVFLTDQNEAIKAAVAAFLPGTRHCFCLWHILEKIPKQLEFLGAWHDSFLEKFNNCIYKSCTEEQFDKRWWELVDDFNLRDVEWVQSLYDDRTCWVPTFMKDISFAGLSTSSRSESLNSLFDKYIQVDTSLRDFIEQYRVILEDRHEEEAKANFDAWHETPDLKSPSPFEKQMLLVYTHEIFRKFQVEVLGAAACHLKKENDCMTTTYTVKDFENNQTYMVEWNTSTSNICCSCHLFEYKGYLCRHAIVVLQMSGVFSIPPKYILQRWTNAAMSRHPIGGKMEEVQSKVRRFNDLCRRAIILGEEGSLSQESYYMALGAISEALKQCANLNSSVENGMRPDASSTHVVCNVEKEYQSIITSNNKIPDPKLNTGKKAVRTGMAGRSLGSVENSEGNKGKVSQVEEGMVKDGFQQMELIDSRSQSVMPMQFHGVVPALFHNISSSFHTAPSTHLHENR, encoded by the exons ATGGATTCTTCTGCTGTCGTGGGTAGCACAATTTCAGAGCCTCATAATGATATGGAATTTGAATCTCATGAAGCGGCATATGCATTTTACAAAGAATATGCTAAGTCTGCAGGGTTTGGCACTGCTAAGTTGAGCAGTCGGCGGTCCAGGGCATCAAAAGAATTTATTGATGCCAAATTTTCATGTATAAGATATGGTAATAAGCAGCAATCTGATGATGCAATTAATCCACGCCCGTCTCCAAAAATTGGTTGTAAAGCAAGCATGCATGTGAAGAGAAGGCTAGATGGTAAATGGTATGTCTATAGCTTTGTGAAGGAGCATAATCATGAGCTTTTACCAGCTCAAGCTCATTTTTTCCGGAGTCACAGGAGTTCTGATCCACTAAGTAATGATGTTCGAATGCGAAGGCGGAAGAACTCAAATGCAGTTTCTAAATTATTTACTGCAAATCAGAATGTTGATTGCTTAGAGAACTTTGTGAAACATCAACATGATAAAGGACGGAGTTTGGTTCTAGAAGCAGGACATGCTCACTTGCTTCTTGAACTCTTCATGCACATGCAGGAAGAGAATCCAAAATTCTTCTATGCAGTTGATTTGAATGAAGAACATCGACTAAGAAATGTGTTCTGGGTTGATGCTAAAGGCTTGGaagattttacttatttttctgATGTTGTTTCTTTTGACACAACATATTTTACAAGCAAATATAAAATACCATTGGTATTGTTCATTGGAGTAAACCATCATATTCAACCAACATTGCTTGGTTGTGCATTGATTGCTGATGAGACAATATATACTTTTGCCTGGTTACTGCAAACATGGCTCATAGCAATGGGAGAACGAACTCCACAAGTGTTTCTCACTGACCAAAACGAGGCTATTAAAGCAGCTGTTGCTGCATTTCTTCCAGGAACACgtcattgtttttgtttgtggCATATTTTGGAAAAGATACCAAAACAACTGGAATTTCTCGGTGCGTGGCATGATAGCTTTTTGGAAAAATTTAACAACTGTATATACAAATCATGTACAGAGGAGCAATTTGATAAGAGATGGTGGGAGTTGGTTGATGACTTTAACCTTAGAGATGTTGAGTGGGTTCAATCCTTATATGATGACCGTACATGTTGGGTGCCAACTTTTATGAAAGATATTTCCTTTGCTGGCTTGTCTACTAGTTCACGCTCAGAAAGTTTAAATTCATTGTTTGACAAATATATCCAAGTTGATACTTCATTGAGAGATTTTATAGAACAGTATAGAGTGATTCTTGAAGATAGGCATGAAGAGGAAGCCAAAGCAAATTTTGATGCCTGGCATGAAACACCTGACCTGAAGTCTCCTTCCCCTTTTGAAAAGCAAATGTTGTTAGTTTACACACATGAAATTTTTAGAAAGTTCCAGGTTGAGGTTTTGGGTGCCGCTGCTTGCCAtcttaagaaagaaaatgattgCATGACTACTACTTATACTGTGAAAGACTTTGAAAACAACCAAACTTATATGGTAGAATGGAACACATCAACCTCAAATATATGTTGTTCATGTCATTTGTTTGAATATAAAGGTTATCTCTGTAGACATGCTATTGTTGTTCTACAAATGTCTGGTGTTTTCAGCATTCCACCAAAGTATATATTGCAAAGATGGACAAATGCTGCTATGAGCAGGCATCCTATTGGTGGAAAAATGGAAGAGGTTCAATCAAAGGTGCGGCGATTCAATGATTTGTGTAGACGGGCCATAATATTAGGTGAAGAAGGTTCTTTGTCACAAGAAAGTTACTATATGGCTTTAGGTGCCATAAGTGAGGCACTAAAGCAATGTGCAAACTTAAACAGTTCTGTTGAGAATGGTATGAGACCTGATGCCTCAAGTACCCATGTTGTTTGTAATGTTGAAAAAGAATATCAATCTATTATTACATCTAACAATAAGATCCCTGATCCAAAACTGAATACGGGAAAGAAAGCTGTGAGGACTGGTATGGCTGGTAGGAGTCTAGGAAGTGTTGAAAACAGTGAAGGAAATAAAGGAAAG GTATCTCAGGTCGAAGAAGGTATGGTGAAAGATGGTTTTCAACAAATG GAGCTGATTGATTCGAGATCACAGAGTGTCATGCCAATGCAGTTTCACGGTGTGGTACCCGCTCTGTTCCATAATATATCGTCATCATTTCATACTGCACCTTCAACTCATTTGCACGAGAACCGTTAG
- the LOC114387609 gene encoding uncharacterized protein LOC114387609: MAFLFAFVAIVVWGCAAGKECTNNDAQSHTFRYQLSTSTNETWNIMSHNHLTTKDDHLLADLLPRKLLKEENQRNLDMLRKIEKVGVLKPPQQPQDFLKPVSLHDVRLSQGSIHAQAQQTNLEYLLMLDVDRLLWSFRKTAGLPTPGTPYGGWEDPKMELRGHFVEPGVMIYMLPQGRGVSKAKTYFGWGTKFDSFWCCYGTGIESFSKLGDSIYFEEQGENPTLYIIQYISSLFNWKSGQIILNQTVVPPASWDPFLRVSFTFSPAKKTGALSTLNFRLPTRMHKNGEKGILNNETLTLPGPGNFLSITRKWNAGDKLSLQLPLTLRAEAIKDDRTKYASIQAILYGPYLLAGNTTGDWNIKTAANASIADWITPIPASYNSHLFYFSQAFANSTFVLTNSNQSLAVKKVPEPGTDSALGATFRVIQGKSSTKFTTLTDAIGKSVMLEPFDHPGMQVIHQGIELPLTVVGSSSGGPSSVFVVVPGLDGQKETISLESKSHNGCFVHSGLRSGRGVKLSCKTTSDATFNQAASFIAKRGISKYNPISFVAKGENRNFLLEPLLAFRDESYTVYFNIKG; the protein is encoded by the exons ATGGCTTTTCTGTTTGCCTTTGTTGCTATTGTGGTGTGGGGTTGTGCTGCGGGTAAAGAGTGCACAAACAATGATGCCCAATCACATACTTTCCGGTACCAGTTATCCACATCCACGAATGAAACTTGGAACATAATGTCACATAATCATTTGACGACAAAGGATGACCATTTATTGGCTGATTTGCTACCAAGGAAGTTGTTGAAAGAGGAAAATCAACGTAATTTGGATATGTTGAGGAAAATTGAGAAAGTGGGTGTGTTGAAGCCACCCCAGCAACCCCAAGATTTTCTCAAACCAGTGTCTCTGCATGATGTGAGATTGAGTCAAGGTTCAATCCATGCTCAGGCACAACAAACAAACTTAGAGTATCTGTTGATGTTGGATGTGGACAGGTTACTCTGGAGCTTTAGGAAGACAGCTGGCCTTCCAACTCCTGGAACACCATATGGAGGGTGGGAAGATCCAAAAATGGAGCTTCGGGGGCATTTTGTTG AACCTGGAGTGATGATATATATGCTTCCACAAGGTCGTGGGGTTTCCAAGGCTAAAACTTACTTTGGTTGGGGAACCAAGTTTGATAGTTTCTGGTGCTGCTATGGGACAG GAATTGAATCATTCTCAAAGCTGGGAGATTCTATCTATTTTGAAGAGCAAGGGGAAAATCCTACTCTTTACATCATCCAGTACATATCAAGCTTATTTAATTGGAAATCTGGGCAAATTATCCTTAATCAGACAGTTGTTCCACCTGCTTCATGGGATCCTTTCCTACGAGTGTCATTTACATTTTCTCCTGCTAAG AAAACTGGTGCTTTGTCTACGCTTAACTTCAGACTACCAACTCGGATGCACAAGAATGGTGAAAAAGGCATATTAAATAATGAGACTTTAACTCTGCCAGGGCCAG GCAATTTTTTGTCGATCACGCGAAAATGGAATGCTGGTGACAAGCTAAGCCTTCAATTGCCCCTTACCCTCAGAGCAGAGGCCATAAAAG ATGATAGGACTAAATATGCCTCTATTCAAGCAATTCTTTATGGTCCCTATCTTCTTGCTGGTAACACCACTGGTGATTGGAACATTAAAACTGCAGCAAATGCTTCTATAGCAGACTGGATTACTCCAATTCCAGCCAGCTACAACAGCCACTTATTCTACTTCTCCCAAGCCTTTGCAAACTCGACTTTTGTTTTGACAAACTCAAACCAATCATTAGCAGTGAAAAAAGTACCTGAGCCTGGAACTGATTCAGCTCTTGGTGCCACTTTTAGAGTTATCCAAGGAAAATCTTCCACAAAGTTTACCACATTGACAGATGCTATTGGTAAATCAGTGATGTTAGAACCATTTGATCATCCGGGAATGCAAGTGATTCACCAAGGAATAGAACTTCCTCTTACAGTCGTAGGCTCTTCCTCTGGTGGACCATCTTCTGTTTTTGTTGTGGTACCGGGATTGGATGGACAAAAAGAAACCATATCTTTAGAATCCAAAAGCCATAATGGTTGCTTCGTGCACAGTGGCTTGCGTTCTGGTAGAGGAGTGAAGCTCAGTTGCAAGACTACTTCTGATGCTACATTTAACCAAGCAGCAAGTTTTATTGCCAAGAGAGGAATAAGCAAATATAATCCTATCAGCTTTGTGGCCAAAGGGGAAAACAGGAATTTTCTTCTGGAACCGTTATTGGCCTTTAGAGATGAGTCTTATACGGTTTATTTCAACATTAAAGGTTGA